A DNA window from Solanum lycopersicum chromosome 3, SLM_r2.1 contains the following coding sequences:
- the LOC101261111 gene encoding pentatricopeptide repeat-containing protein At5g66520-like has translation MSVEESVPAKQRGSRALQQRLFSLLQSCKSIKQLTQIHAHVITNGFTQKNFILVRLLSPFLTSYSLKYADHIFSQVRSPSTTLWNQIIRGHARSENPQKSIELFNQMEISTAMPDGYTCSYVLNGCAKGGLFREGQQVHGKIVKNWSLLNVFVQTNLVNLYSTTGGENCIDNAQKMFDEMTEKNVVTWNSLLFGYFRNGDADEALRLFDEMPHKNVVSWTTVISGCTQNGRCQHALALFRLMQRRHVEFDQVTLVAVLSACAESGALDLGKWIHSTVVESSQLRNEPVLVSFYNALIHMYASCGEIEEAYRVFEEMPRRNSISWTSMITGFAKQGYAHEALTIFQQMESWGGNDVRPDEITFLGVLFACSHAGYVNEGYRYFRCMKETWDIEPRIEHYGCMVDMLSRAGLFDEATTLVETMPMKPNEAVWGALLGGCKIHKNVRLASSIAQKLAVELEADRAAGYFVLLSNLYATEKRWQDVVITRQKMYGMGLKKSPGQSKIEADGTTHNFLASDLSHKHTCSVYEMLGLLTSQAKLQGYSQNISEGELIV, from the coding sequence ATGTCAGTTGAAGAATCAGTTCCCGCCAAGCAGAGAGGATCAAGAGCTCTCCAACAACGACTCTTTTCTCTCTTGCAGAGCTGCAAATCTATCAAACAGCTAACACAGATCCACGCCCACGTTATCACCAATGGATTTACCCagaaaaatttcattcttgtaAGATTACTTTCTCCTTTCTTAACATCTTACAGTCTCAAATATGCCGACCATATTTTCAGTCAAGTTCGAAGTCCAAGCACCACCCTTTGGAACCAAATTATTAGGGGTCATGCCCGTAGCGAAAACCCACAGAAATCTATTGAACTTTTTAATCAAATGGAGATATCAACTGCCATGCCTGATGGGTATACATGTTCCTATGTACTTAATGGTTGTGCAAAAGGGGGTTTGTTCAGGGAAGGTCAGCAGGTTCATGGGAAGATTGTAAAAAATTGGTCTTTGCTAAATGTGTTTGTTCAGACTAATTTGGTTAATTTATATTCAACAACCGGAGGGGAAAACTGCATTGATAATGCACAGAAGATGTTTGATGAAATGACTGAGAAAAATGTTGTGACTTGGAATTCATTGCTGTTTGGGTATTTTAGAAATGGGGATGCTGATGAGGCTCTTAGACTTTTCGATGAGATGCCACATAAGAATGTTGTTTCCTGGACGACAGTGATTTCAGGATGTACGCAGAATGGAAGATGTCAACATGCGCTGGCATTGTTTCGCCTGATGCAAAGGCGTCATGTGGAATTTGATCAGGTGACTTTAGTGGCTGTGTTATCAGCATGTGCTGAATCGGGAGCTCTGGATCTGGGGAAATGGATTCATTCAACTGTTGTTGAGTCCTCACAGTTGAGGAATGAGCCGGTGTTGGTGTCATTTTACAATGCACTTATACATATGTATGCTAGTTGTGGTGAAATAGAGGAAGCTTATCGAGTATTTGAAGAGATGCCTAGAAGAAACTCCATTTCTTGGACCAGTATGATCACAGGTTTTGCAAAACAAGGGTATGCACATGAAGCTCTTACTATTTTCCAGCAGATGGAAAGCTGGGGAGGAAATGATGTTAGGCCGGATGAGATAACATTCTTAGGTGTTCTGTTTGCTTGCAGTCATGCTGGTTATGTCAACGAGGGATACCGATACTTTAGATGTATGAAAGAGACTTGGGATATTGAGCCAAGGATTGAGCACTATGGATGCATGGTTGATATGCTCAGTCGTGCTGGACTTTTTGATGAAGCCACGACACTTGTTGAGACAATGCCTATGAAGCCAAATGAGGCTGTTTGGGGTGCTCTTCTTGGTGGATGCAAGATACACAAAAATGTGAGACTAGCTTCTAGCATAGCTCAAAAGTTGGCTGTGGAGCTTGAAGCTGATAGAGCTGCTGGCTACTTCGTGCTCTTGTCAAATCTATATGCAACTGAAAAGAGGTGGCAAGATGTTGTAATCACGAGACAGAAGATGTATGGAATGGGTCTTAAAAAGTCTCCAGGTCAAAGCAAAATAGAAGCTGACGGTACGACTCATAATTTTCTAGCCAGTGACCTAAGTCACAAGCATACTTGTTCAGTCTATGAGATGCTTGGTCTGCTCACTAGTCAAGCCAAATTGCAAGGTTACTCGCAAAATATTTCAGAGGGGGAATTAATAGTTTGA
- the LOC101260810 gene encoding putative pentatricopeptide repeat-containing protein At1g74400: MTRFLHKVAKPFTSAVQPQINLATHLKPTRINLSLKSYLKSNPIKTIFLFSDLLRKKISAVDSYSLLYVIKACTKKSLGTEGKQTHTLVIKLGYERIIFLQTSLMDMYAATTNIADVHRVFDEIPNKNVVCWTSLISAYVRNQKPYRAIEIFRHMQMDGVEPDQVTFTVSLSACADMGALDKGVWIHDLISRKPEFSEDLSLMNALVNMYVKCGDIRKAMLVFDNIRVKDIRTWTSMIVGHALHGQAEEALRLFSALEEENKSRSIQCRGTKDQLLVPNDVMFIGVLMACSHAGMVEEGKRYFRSMIEEYGIKPRLSHFGCMVDLLCRLGLLKEAYSFILAMPIQPNAVIWRTLLGASGVHGNEELAAVAQSRLRELNASLVGDDVALSNIYAAKGMWEEKIMLRHEMTQRRTPGCSLVEVGKFHS, encoded by the coding sequence ATGACAAGATTCTTGCATAAGGTGGCCAAGCCTTTTACAAGCGCAGTGCAACCCCAAATAAATCTCGCTACACATCTTAAACCAACAAGAATTAATCTGAGTCTGAAAAGTTACCTCAAGTCCAATCCAATCAAGACCATATTCTTGTTCTCTGACTTGCTGAGGAAAAAGATTTCTGCTGTAGATAGCTACTCTCTCTTGTATGTAATCAAAGCTTGTACTAAGAAATCATTGGGAACTGAAGGCAAACAAACCCATACCCTTGTAATCAAACTTGGCTACGAACGCATCATTTTTCTTCAAACATCGCTCATGGATATGTACGCTGCAACTACAAATATTGCTGATGTGCACAGGGTGTTTGACGAAATACCCAACAAGAATGTTGTGTGCTGGACTTCACTGATTTCTGCGTATGTGCGAAATCAGAAACCATACAGAGCCATAGAGATATTCAGGCATATGCAAATGGATGGTGTAGAGCCTGATCAGGTAACATTCACTGTTTCCCTGTCGGCTTGTGCTGATATGGGAGCATTGGATAAAGGGGTGTGGATTCATGATCTTATAAGTCGAAAGCCAGAGTTTAGTGAGGATTTATCTTTAATGAATGCTCTGGTGAACATGTATGTAAAATGTGGGGATATCAGAAAAGCTATGTTAGTGTTTGATAATATAAGAGTTAAGGATATTAGGACTTGGACATCCATGATTGTTGGGCATGCATTACACGGCCAAGCAGAAGAAGCGCTAAGGCTGTTTTCTGCACtggaagaagaaaacaagtcaAGATCAATTCAATGCCGAGGAACTAAGGACCAATTACTTGTTCCGAATGATGTTATGTTTATAGGGGTTCTAATGGCTTGTTCCCATGCGGGGATGGTGGAAGAGGGGAAAAGATATTTTAGAAGTATGATTGAAGAGTATGGTATAAAGCCCAGGCTTTCTCACTTTGGGTGCATGGTTGATCTGTTATGCCGTCTTGGACTGCTAAAAGAGGCATATAGCTTTATTTTGGCAATGCCAATTCAACCAAATGCAGTTATATGGAGGACCTTACTAGGTGCCTCTGGTGTTCATGGCAACGAAGAACTTGCTGCAGTGGCTCAGTCTAGATTACGTGAGTTAAACGCTAGTCTAGTTGGTGATGATGTTGCATTGTCTAATATCTATGCTGCGAAGGGCATGTGGGAGGAGAAAATAATGCTTAGACATGAGATGACACAAAGGAGAACTCCTGGCTGCAGTTTAGTTGAGGTGGGGAAGTTTCATTCTTGA
- the LOC101261403 gene encoding protein NEN1-like, with protein sequence MMMGDERMEVAFFDVETTVPTRPGQGFAILEFGAILVCPRKLVEQETYSTLVRPTDLSLIPTLSVRCNGINPEAITSAPTFAEIAEKVYEILHGRIWAGHNILKFDCHRIREAFAGINKPAPEPKGIIDTLALLTQRFGRRAGDMKLASLATYFGLGQQLHRSLDDVRMNLEVLKYCATVLFMESSLPDIFTENSWVSPNAITRSRTIGRATPEKTGVSADTPSPSTKIESHVESTAEINPFNMDKLEESLLSEVMEDESGSYSPGSSTTATENFIGWTDFLEPNEISVPSVSVSLIPFYRGSQKIQVLHDYGELLVCCRRMKVRFDISKKYVNKVGWPRLSFVVDASSDLCKILDVVDDRAQKLSVDSGSSSEWRPVVTRKPGFMNYPTVRLNLPTVIDGNIFRWITEIYQKESSTTEKLVIFSRFDVEELESLITAGTFVDAYFSLDSYDVQQNAGIRLVANKLIVHST encoded by the exons ATGATGATGGGCGATGAGAGGATGGAGGTAGCCTTCTTCGATGTTGAAACTACTGTACCGACCCGACCCGGACAAGGATTTGCGATCTTAGAGTTTGGGGCTATTCTTGTTTGTCCAAGGAAGCTCGTCGAGCAAGAGACTTATTCTACTCTCGTACGACCCACTGATCTCTCCCTCATTCCCACCCTCTCTGTTCGCTGTAACGGCATTAACCCGGAAGCAATCACATCTGCTCCCACCTTCGCTGAAATCGCTGAAAAAGTCTATGAAATTCTCCATG GGAGAATATGGGCAGGCCACAATATACTGAAATTCGATTGTCACAGGATACGGGAAGCATTTGCTGGGATTAATAAGCCAGCACCAGAGCCTAAAGGAATTATTGATACATTGGCCTTATTGACTCAGAGATTTGGAAGGAGAGCTGGTGACATGAAG CTGGCCTCTCTTGCTACTTATTTTGGCCTTGGACAGCAATTACATAG GAGTTTGGATGATGTCCGAATGAATCTTGAAGTGCTGAAGTACTGTGCAACTGTCTTGTTTATG GAATCCAGCCTGCCAGACATATTTACAGAGAATAGCTGGGTGTCTCCTAATGCTATTACAAGAAGTCGAACAATTGGGAGAGCTACTCCAGAGAAGACGGGCGTCAGTGCAGATACACCCTCACCAAGCACCAAGATAGAAAGTCATGTTGAATCTACAGCAGAAATCAATCCTTTTAACATGGACAAATTGGAAGAATCCCTTCTGTCAGAAGTCATGGAAGATGAATCTGGTTCATATTCTCCAGGATCTTCCACAACTGCAACTGAGAACTTCATTGGCTGGACTGACTTCTTAGAACCAAATGAAATCTCCGTACCTTCTGTCTCAGTAAGTCTTATCCCTTTTTATCGTGGGTCTCAGAAGATACAAGTATTGCACGACTATGGTGAACTACTAGTTTGTTGTAGACGAATGAAGGTGCGGTTTGATATTAGTAAGAAGTATGTCAATAAAGTTGGTTGGCCACGACTGAGTTTTGTGGTTGATGCATCATCGGACCTGTGCAAAATCTTGGATGTAGTTGATGATCGGGCTCAAAAGCTATCTGTGGACTCAGGTAGCAGCTCAGAGTGGAGGCCTGTGGTCACTAGAAAGCCTGGATTTATGAACTATCCTACTGTCCGTTTAAA TTTACCAACTGTTATAGATGGCAATATTTTCCGTTGGATCACGGAGATATACCAGAAAGAATCTTCCACAACAGAGAAGCTCGTGATCTTTAGTAGATTTGATGTGGAAGAACTGGAATCCTTGATAACAGCGGGAACATTCGTGGACGCTTACTTCTCATTGGATTCATATGACGTTCAACAAAATGCTGGCATCCGCTTAGTTGCAAACAAGTTGATTGTACATTCCACCTGA